The genomic DNA CCTGGACTACGAGGATGAAGTCTGTGAAAAAGGTGAGGTGGTCAAGTTTGGATCCATTGCCATTCCTGTGTTCTTCTCCGCTGTGATCACACTGAGCCTCACAGGAAACCTCCTCGTCCTTGTAATCCTTGCTTTGTACGAAAACCTCAAGTCCCTCACCAACATTTTCATCCTGAACCTGGCCATCTCTGACCTCGTCTTCACCACCGGTCTGCCCTTTTGGGCAATTTACCACATCTGGGGATGGCTGTTTTCAGAGGCCCTTTGCAAAATAGTGACTTTTGTCTTCTTCACTGGGTTTTATAGCAGCATCCTCTTCCTGACCATCATGACTATCTACAGGTATCTGGTAGTGGTCCACCCACTGTCCAGTCTGAGCACACTGAGACTCAGCACCGGGGTTTATGTGTCTTTGCTCCTGTGGATAATCAGCATTGGAGCCGCCATGCCCTCCCTGCTCTACAGCTCCCTTGTCTCGATCCCTCACAACGGTACACACTCCCTGGGCTGTGAGTACGAAACACCCCGGTGGAAAAGCATCGGTGTCTTCCAACAGAACATTTTCTTCTTGCTCACGTTTGTAGTGATGGCTTTCTGCTACGTTCAATTACTGTGGAAAATCACAAGAACAAGATCGCACACAAAGAACAGAGCCGTGAAGTTGGTCTTCTGCATCGTGGCGGTGTTCTTCCTCGGCTGGGTGCCGTACAACGTGGTCATCTTTTTGAGGGTTTTGGCCGACAAAGTGGTTGCACCATTCCATAAGTGTGACACAAGTATCAATCTCGACTATGCGTTCTACGTGTGCCGGCTCATTGCTTTCTCCCACTGCTGCCTGAACCCTGTCTTTTATGCGTTGGTCGGTGTGAAGTTCAGGAGTCACTTGAAGTCGTTGCTCCTCCGATTGTTCATTCGAAGGCCAGCTGAAGAACAGCAGGTTAGAATGCAGAACTTCTCGCATGCGTCGATGCTCTAGTTGCTGATTAAGTATGCCATTTTCTGAAGTCCAGTGTGTACTAATCCATTTTAGCGAAATATAGGAATACAGGGTTCATACTTTTTAGTTTGTAGCAATCTGCACTCAATATTACATTCTGACTTTATCTATTTATCGTGTCATTCATTTACTGGCACTTTAAAGAGAGTCACATTTTTTAtggatataaaaatataattacttAGTTACAGTGGAGCCATtatagtatacagtatatgttcaTTTAAAACTATGCCTTTTCTAGCTTTTGTGAGGATGTTTTCACTTATCACTTGAATAGGATTTATTCTGTGAATTTAATACAATGTGTCATTGCATACAAAaggtttttaatatatattttaaaaagaagggGTTTCTTTATGGCCTCTATGTTGTAATGCTACTAAATATGcttgtatattatatttagtcCGGTAATGATACCACCCAATAAAAAGCAACGTaaacatatttgacattttgagtcCCTCTGTGCAATAAAAAACTCAATGGCTTCTTTCAACTGaccacatgttgtttttttattatgagtCCCTACCAAGTGGTTGAGATGTCCATTGATggtaaaagtgtttttcttgtttttaacttttttttatctctctttaaagataaataaagcacatttaatttcaaaagCGGTGTGTACAATCTTATTAATGCCATGTTTTACAAATCACATAAACatattcaaaaataataatacaacatttgcAGTCCAGCCTTTGTAGAACAAAGTCAGACCTGCTAATcagtttttttgtaaatgtgccCTCTAGGTGGCATGGCACCTCAATCTGGACACAGCCTTTCAGCAGAAGTTCCCCGTGATCATTATGATCCTTAGGTTTGGCTTTGCTGAATCATTGTTACCAGCACTAGCgttgaacacattttaaaaatagccAAAGAGAGGGCATGGTGATATAATACACAACATAATTGAATAGCATTACATGTCGCCATGGCCCTCTACTTACCCTCCTGTTGGAGTGCAAAATAAAGACCGATGATGCGTTCACACCTGTTATACACGCCGCTAAATAATGTTGAAATCTTGAAAATACCCAAAAAGTATGTTAACGAAGCAGATGTCTGGTCATTTAAACTAAGAGCAGATACATATGTGTCACTTTCCAAGGGAAGAAGCAAACTCTGTTTCATTATGGGTTGATTTTGCTTCTATCGGCCCTGCAGATCTGTGTTGTGTATTGTGCTGTCAGGAGAAATGAAGGAGCCAGCATTCTTTTGGGAAACCAACAAACTATGAGAACAATCTGAGACACAGGTGGAATCCGCCGTAAAGGGAAACGGTTTCTTTCTTAATCATTTAGCTGTGCGTGTGGGTGGGATCAGCCGTGCACTTAGATTAACCTTTCTAACTTCCACCTTCTCTCTGTTGACTTGTTGCGCTGGTCTCGAGCACCCACTGCACACCTAACAGTCACAGAAGGAGGATCCATTTCTACAGgtgtcttccttttttcctccaAGAGACTTAAACAGCAAGTTCTGAGGTCCAAGTGTCTGAGGTTGGAGTGGGACATCTTGACTTAAGGTTTCTTTTAAGGACATTTCATCGAGATATTTCAAGGTAAGAGGAAGGAGTTGTTGTTATCAATGTGTGTTTAATTATTTGCCACAGAGGACGTAGAAGGCTATAAACTCTAGTCTGAATTTTAATGACACTCTATAAAAATGCTTGCTGTTAAATTCTAGGCCTAATTTCATTTAGATTATTgtcattttccaaaataaaagagctGACTTTAATGTACGGGTTATTTTAAAGGCATATTGAGTGAACAGCGTGAAATTGTACATTTGTCGTTGTCCTTCTGCATTATGTATCATGCATCAGTTGAATATCACGGTGACGGTGTTTCAGGTCAAGATTATTAATGgaaaagttgttttgttttacagatGGGGTTGTGGATTCTGATTGGCCTTAACATCATCACAAAGGTGTCTGGGTATTCAAATGGTATCTTCCCAATGGTGTGTGAATCAATGTTTCCTGACCACAAAACAGCAAGTGCGTCACCTTTTCTCCCTCAGAACACTACAGCGCCCTTTGATATTATTCCTGAACCCGGGAATGAGGGAGACAATATTACAGGTACAGAGAGACTAATGGATCCATTTTCCTGGAAGCTGGTTTATCACTATCAACATGTGTTGGCATTGTCATATCACTACTAACGCTTGTCTTCATTTTCTGtccctccatcttctccccAATAAATCTTCAGTTTTTCTCAAGAGCACGTCACTCACACCGTTTCGTGGGTTTATGTTGGAGGCTCGAGAGACAATAAACGGAAATGAAATCGGAAACCTTACTGTTGGAAGATTTACCACGCTCGAGTCTTTTCCGGCTCGACTCTTGACTTGTAAAGATTCAGCAGTAAGTAACCACCCCGTTGTGTCAATATTGGAGGTATTACATGCATTACACTGATGAAATGAATACTTTCCATTTCTATTTTAAATAACATGTTTAATTGAAATGTAAGTGGAAATTCACATTTTACAGCCTTAATGCGCTTTCTTATGGATGTGACGCTTTacttttgtctctctcctcaggGCGCGGCTGTTAGTCAAAGGAATAATCAAATGAAAACTATGAGTCAAGTTATCTGGACACCCCCGAGTAAACCCGTAGCTATAACGTTCAGGTATTCATACACTTTGACTGCCCTCCAATGGTCAATATTACAATGCGAAGCAAAACTATTTTCATCAACATGTGTCCATCTGATGTGTTTCAGAGCCACATTTATTGAGACTTTTGAAACATTCTGGATAAACGTGGAAAAGAATCTCGTTCTACCCATTACACCAGTACGCCTACCCAGTACTGTAAGTACATTAAGTAAAGAGTTTTGTCCACATTGTGCAGAAATCCATCCATTAAAGAGACAGTGCGTGGGATTTTGTGGCATCTAGCTGTGTGGTTGAAGAATGCAATCATCTGAATACTTAATTATCCCTTTCCAATGGTGGTAACATCAGTCGCCTTGCTCGGAGGCCCCCCCCTTAACATGATAACGCTACTAAGGAAATTCAGACGGTGGCTGGCGGTACCACGTTCCGACttgagccagtgtttggtttgtcctttcttggctactgtagaaacatggcggtgcaacatggtaGACTCCAtgaagaggacccgctcccTATGtactgtagatatgaagggctcattctaagctgAAAACAATTcctagtttcaggtgattatacacaaatgaaaatatagtgAATATTTTATTCCTTTTATGCAAATAGATGCCCCGAAATGCGACACACTGGACCTTTAGtatataaacatttttattcacaCAGCTCCTTTACTCTCGATTTGTCTTCAGGGAATTGCGATGACCCTTTTGGACATGTTTCTTGTGGTCCTCAATATGGTATggtatttatacatttacatcaCCCAGTGAATGCTATTTAcacaatataattattatttttttttttaaatgattctctctatctctcatCAGGGACTGCCTAATATATTCGATAGCGTCCGCCCCGGCCCCCTTTCTCGTTGTCTCAGTAAGGTAAGGCATGAGTTGGGGGTCTTGTGTCATCCCATAATCTATAGTAAAAACTATAGAGAGAGGTAATTATAGAATCTAAAGACATTGAATGACTTTTTGAGATCACCAACCAAAAAAGGGTGTTTGATTTGATTAAATTCTTAGGGAATTTTAATGGTAGATTTAATCTACTTTATTTTTTGCAAGTGTATTTTTTCTGTGTTGCAAATCAGcacattctatatatatatatatatatatatatatacacaaatatatttgtaGGCTTATATGCTGCCTTTGTGTGTATACAAACGCGTATTGAATACTAATTATTCAGGTTTAGTGAAAATTATTCAGATTTATTGAGATAAGTGAaagtgcattttatttcttatgcAGGTGTCACGGATATGTTGCACTCTGCTGTGTACGGCAGTTGAAATAGCGGCTTTGGTCTTGTTTGTTGTGTCTCATCCTATACAAGTAGGTCATAATAAGAGGTGTGCAACATTTCTCTGTATCTTCATCTTTATAAAGTGTCTTAATTGTACGAGGTTATCTTGACTGTGTGCTTACGGCTGCGTGTCTGTTTGTGCACGTTTAGGTCCTTCTCGTGgctcttgtgtgtgtggtgatggtGATTAATTTCATACAGCTGGTGGTCGTCTTTCTGCCGTTTGGAGCCAACAATGAACTGTGAGCTCAACTTCCTTTGTCTTGTGCCTGAATATTTGACCTGAAACTCAACATCAACACTTTGTGCTCGACTGTTAttgttgctccttttttttccgcTCAAGAAAGGAGATCCGCGGCCATGCTGTCAACGGGTGTTCTGTCGTCCATCTGATGTTTACAAGTGAGGAGATGCTTTTGAATCCATAAAGTAGCACACTTAGATGCATTCATGTCTCTCTGGCATTAATGCAGtcgtttgacattttgggaaataagctTATTTGCATTCTTGTAACATCACAGCTTGCCTCTTCGTTGCCACGTCCctgttgttttatttccaaATATGTTTTACACACAGTCGGCGTCATCTTCGTCGGTATTGTGAAGATCGTCGTCTGCGGAAAGAACGGCGCCGACTCTTGGCTTCTGCTAACGATGATCACTTTCACAGTCTGGGCTTTCCTGTTTGTAATTTGGGTTTTCGTAACCAATACTCAAAGAAACGCAATACTGGGGAGAAGAAAAATAGGTGAATGACTTGCACTATAGTGCTGCGTGATAATGAGTAAAGATACAATATGGAATCTTATGAAGACCAACATATTTGTCACTATTTTCTGTTACAGAGAGTCCAGAAAACAGTCAGAGTTGGAGGGAAGAAAGCAAAGAGGTGAGATCATGGCAATATATCATCTTTTGATGCCATTTTGTATTTTCACTATAATAACTTATGCATTACACTTAATATGCcagttcatttctttcttttttcacctCTGAATTCCAGAAGAACCTCTGTGGATGGATCCTCGCCGCTGTCTCAATCATCTTCATCGTTGGAAGCTTGTGCTTCACTGTTGCTATCATTGTTGGGCTAGTTGGATGTCAGAAAGAGGCTGGTGCATGAAGGGGGGCTGGGACTTTGTTTGCATGTAAttcacagttgttttttttgtattttgttaaaaaaaatgtaagctaTTCATGAATgccaatttaattaaaatcccAGTTGCACACTATGCATGCTCATGTTTAAAATGGCATCTTTTCAATTGTATGCGAGTACTTGTGTGCGATACTTGTTTTTGCTCTATTCTCTGTACCTTGTTTGTATACTGCTGCTGTGACTTGcatattcaaaatgtaaaaaaatcatATAGCTTCTTTTGTAAAGGTTATGAAACTGTGTTTTCCTGATTGGTGCCTCGAGAATGATTGATTGTATTCAACAATAAAGCAACCTAAGTTGAAAATGCTGTCTACCAGTACAAACCACttaaatgtttatgtgtgtacatataatGTCTGTAAACTGTTTCCAAGGAAGGGGAATAACTTCACCTCACTTATCAGAGTTATGCCTGTCATCACGGTCAAACTGCTCACATTTCCTGGAGTTACATCCGCTCATAGTTATGTATCtctatctgaaaaaaaaaacgtaactatatattatattgctGAAATACTAACACAGATGGATACTGGGTGGAGATAAGAAGGATaccacatgttgaacacacacgTGGTGAAAATGTCCCCTCGTGTTCACGGGCAAAGGTAAGTACATTCAAGGATACTTCAATACATAATATGGATCATAAAGTCAGTCTGTTGACCTCATGACTCAACCTGTTGTTGCTTCTGCCAGGATAATCTAAAAGTCATGGAAATGCGTAGCTCAGTGTGCATGGATGAATAAAACaagactttcaaccaggagacaAGATTTAACTTAATTGCAATAGCAAAGCAATCCCatgcttatcctatttagggttgCGATGGCGCTGGagctgatcccagctgacattggccGAAGGGTTCAGGCCGTCAGTTTATTTAGGGCAcaaatagagacagacaaccattcacgctcacattcactcctacgggcaatttagagtctaatttacctgagctgcatgtgttCGGGCtgtgctgtgaggtgacagtgcagcCTAAATGACAGATGTTTAATATGTAACGTGTACTGtgactttaaaaataatttggCCCTACATTCTTATCTACAGTGATACAGCAAAGCATGCATGTATACATGATTATTCACTTTTATGGTTCTGTGGAAGGGAGCATATCTATCAACTATGTACACAATCAGGTAGATAACTATTGAACTTCTGACAACTAGATAACAAGGCACACCTATCAATCATGTAGCTATTGATTACACTCATTATTggattttataatatatacttgttaTGAATGCTTTTAGATTATGATTATTAGAACATAATGTAGTGGTgcactgtttgttgtttaccatatttatcttttaatgatgtttattgttttattatatgtcTATTGCTATGCACCTTTCAACTattcaaattccttgtatgtgccaCTTGGCAAATTACCAGTTCTGATTCAGATTGAGCTCTTTGTGAATG from Cyclopterus lumpus isolate fCycLum1 chromosome 4, fCycLum1.pri, whole genome shotgun sequence includes the following:
- the LOC117729636 gene encoding chemokine XC receptor 1-like, with amino-acid sequence MKETFNDTEYALDYEDEVCEKGEVVKFGSIAIPVFFSAVITLSLTGNLLVLVILALYENLKSLTNIFILNLAISDLVFTTGLPFWAIYHIWGWLFSEALCKIVTFVFFTGFYSSILFLTIMTIYRYLVVVHPLSSLSTLRLSTGVYVSLLLWIISIGAAMPSLLYSSLVSIPHNGTHSLGCEYETPRWKSIGVFQQNIFFLLTFVVMAFCYVQLLWKITRTRSHTKNRAVKLVFCIVAVFFLGWVPYNVVIFLRVLADKVVAPFHKCDTSINLDYAFYVCRLIAFSHCCLNPVFYALVGVKFRSHLKSLLLRLFIRRPAEEQQVRMQNFSHASML
- the LOC117729635 gene encoding ferric-chelate reductase 1-like codes for the protein MGLWILIGLNIITKVSGYSNGIFPMVCESMFPDHKTASASPFLPQNTTAPFDIIPEPGNEGDNITVFLKSTSLTPFRGFMLEARETINGNEIGNLTVGRFTTLESFPARLLTCKDSAGAAVSQRNNQMKTMSQVIWTPPSKPVAITFRATFIETFETFWINVEKNLVLPITPVRLPSTGIAMTLLDMFLVVLNMGLPNIFDSVRPGPLSRCLSKVSRICCTLLCTAVEIAALVLFVVSHPIQVLLVALVCVVMVINFIQLVVVFLPFGANNELKEIRGHAVNGCSVVHLMFTIGVIFVGIVKIVVCGKNGADSWLLLTMITFTVWAFLFVIWVFVTNTQRNAILGRRKIESPENSQSWREESKEKNLCGWILAAVSIIFIVGSLCFTVAIIVGLVGCQKEAGA